The genomic region gaggctcttttctttctttctttttctctctctcttcttttcctttgtaaacCCTCCCCTTTTTCCCCCTTTCAAAGTCCCGGGGCAGGGGCTGGTGGGTTCCTTTCCGCGCTGGGTTAATGGGCGGTAATTTGGTACCCTTGGGTGCACTTTGTTCTGCCCCTGTTCATTTGAATGCAAATGGGTGACCTGGACCCGACAAGGTGCTTATTAAGTTGCGGTTTCCCTCCCTGCCTTTTCCGGAATGCAGACTTAGAGGAGAGAAGCTGCGCCCTGGCCCAGTCCAGCACGGCTCGGCTCGGCGCGCCATGGCAAGCTCGGCTTCCCTGGAGACCATGGTGCCCCCGGCCTGTCCGCGCGCCGGAGCGTCGCCGGCCACTTCCAAGACGCTGGCCTTCTCCATCGAGCGCATCATGGCTAAGACGTCGGAGCCCCGTGCGCCCTTTGAGCCCCGGCCCGGGGCACTGGAGGCGGACGGCGGCCAGGGCAAGAAATTGCTCAACCTCTGCTCGCCGCTGCCCTGTATGATCCCCCTCCAGCCCCTAGGCTACGAGGTGCCGTCCAAGACGCTGCTCAGTTACTCCGAGCTCTGGAAAAGCAGCCTccgggcgggcggcggtggaggaggaggaggaggcggcggcggcggcggcggcggcggcgggggggcCCCGGTGTGCGGCGCCAGCGGCTTGTGTAAAACCAACTGTGGCGTGTGCTGCAAGGCCGAGCTGGGCCTGGCGCCGTCTGCGCTGCCCGCGGGCAGGGTCATCAAGCCGCAGGTCATCAACCAGGCGGTGGGGCTGCCGGCCAGTGGCTCCCTCTACTACTTCAACTACCTGGACTCTGCCGCGTATCCGCCGTCTGAGCTTCTCGGCGGCCACCTCTTCCCGTCAGGCCTCCTCAACGCACAGGCCCCCGCCGCCCTGGCTGCGCACCCCAAGCTCTTTCTGCTGGAGAACGCCAAGTTGGCCGGCCTGGCCGCGGACAAGTTCCCCCATCCGGCCCCCTACACCCATAAGGAGCGCTTGCCCGCGCCGCTGGAGCAGGTGCTAAAGGAGAACTCGGCCCTGACCGCCGAGCGGGGCGGCGTCAAGGGCCACGGCAAGCTGCCCGGGGGCTCCGCGGACGGCAAGCCCAAAAACTTCACCTGCGAGGTGTGCGGCAAGGTGAGGCCCGGGGTCCGCAGGGCCGGGAGGGGGGAGCAGCAGCGGCtgcctccctggggcagcctgaaCCGCCCCCTTTTCCAGGTCAGGAGCTCTCCACTGTCTACCTAAATTGGGGGGggcctccttgggcctcagtttcctattctGTACAATGGGGATGCCGTGGTCAGCAGCCACACAGGACTGGCGTGAGGAGTGGGTTGGGAAGCgctttgcaaaatgaaaaggGCTCTGGTTTCTGAAGGGAGGTGTTGGTTGGGGGAGGTAGGCTGTGGCCTCCCCGGGCTGATGATTCTAGACTCACATACGGACACACCACAAGGCCCCCTCGTGTCCTTCCATAGGTGTTTAACGCTCACTATAACCTCACCCGCCACATGCCGGTCCACACCGGAGCCAGACCGTTCGTGTGCAAAGTCTGCGGCAAAGGCTTCCGCCAGGCCAGCACGCTCTGCAGACACAAAATTATCCACACCCAGGTACGTGGCCCCGGGTCCGGCCCGGCCCGCGCGCAGCACCCCGCGCCAGAGCGACGGCGTTGGGGAGAAGATGGTCAAGGGTTCCCCTTACCCCTCCCAGGGGCCCATGTCCCTTCAAGGTACCCCCGAGCTGGCCTCTCCCGGCGGGGCCTCGGCCTCACTGTGCGCGCGTCCTTCTCCGCAGGAAAAGCCGCATAAATGCAACCAGTGCGGCAAAGCCTTCAACCGCAGCTCCACGCTCAACACGCACATCCGCATCCACGCGGGCTACAAGCCCTTCGTCTGCGAATTTTGCGGCAAAGGCTTTCACCAAAAAGGTAACGCTCGGGACGAGGCCCTCTCCTCACCTCACCTCGGGACACGGCGGGTCACCGCTAGCGGGAAGGCAGAGAAGGATCCGGAGAGAGGAAGCGCGAGAGCCGCAGGCTCGGGCGCAGCATTTCTTTGGAATCGGGTTGTGCCGGGTTTGGGTGGAAGCTCTCCGGGCCGGGTTAGTAGACCTCGCTGGATTCAGGCTGGTTGCACAGGGAGACTGAATTTGAGaggtgggaagaaaggaaggaaggggcagagggaaaggaacTAGGAGAAAGAGAGGGTATTGCCCTATAGAAAAAGCTTCCCATTGTAGCCCGGACTCccctttcaaatgaaaaaaattcgaGGCAAATCCACCTCCTGGGAACAACTTAAGATTGGGGGAAATCGCTACAGTCCCCAGAACTCCCAGGCCAGGCGCCCCGCTTGGATTTTCCAAGGCAGTTTCGGATCTCCTGGTGGTAGTTGGGGGACCAGAGGGAGtgactttaaaaatgagaagaaaaaagaatgagggacGAAGCCCGGGTTCGTGCGAATTTCTTCGAGCGAGGCAGCAGCCGAGAGAAGGACCCGATGCGTCTCTGGGCTGCGCAAAAGTTTCCAGGCCGGCGAAGCACAGCGGGAGGGAGGCTGCGCGGGCCTCAGGACCGGGCGGGGCAGGGGCGCGGGGCGGCTACGCGGGACTCGGTCCTCCGTCCTGTGGTGAGAGCCCCGGGCTTGACGCGGACGAAGTTTGACAACTTCTTCACTCGGAGAGGTCGCGCCCGCCTAGCCAAGCGTCGCCTTCTTTGCGCGGGCACCTGAGCCAACCCCGGGGCGCCCGGGCCCCCCCATTGCACTTCATTCCCccccacttttttgtttttggtctcCTGTAGGGAACTACAAGAACCACAAGCTGACCCACAGCGGCGAGAAGCAGTACAAATGCACCATCTGCAACAAGGCCTTCCACCAGGTCTACAACCTGACCTTCCACATGCACACCCACAACGACAAGAAGCCTTTCACGTGCGCCACTTGCGGCAAAGGGTTTTGCAGAAACTTTGACTTAAAGAAACACGTGCGCAAACTCCACGACAGCGTGGGCCCCGCAGCTCCCTCCACAAAGGACCTGTCTCGGACAGTGCAGAGCTGAGAGCTTGCCTCGCCCTCCCTTCCAGCCCCATCCAGCCCCAAACAGATCACACGTATaaacttatttctaaaattaaaagaaaaaaaactatagcAGAAAGGCTAAAATCTATTTATCGAAACCAGCATATTTTTGGAAAGCTAAACGTTTCCTCGGTGACTGGCAGCAAACGCGTGGCTCCCACCTTTGTATATTCGGGAAACTTATTTAAACCCAGTGCGCCGAAACGTATTTAATTTCAGGCCTCAGCTTCTCCTCGGGCGGCGGGTTTTAACCCCAGCCTGTCACGTGAACGCCCCGGAAGAGCGCGGCGCCCCCAGCCATCTTTATACAGCCATGTAAATCCTCCTGTACGAGCGAACAcggaatatatacatatataactcaATAAACAGAATCATTAGTGCGCGTTTTCTttaccccacccctcccctcgcCGCGAGGTCAGCTCAGCAGCCccaaagaatgagaaggaaatagGCGTGTATAGCATTTCCCTCCCCAAATGCGACTTCCTTTCGGGCGCTGGGACCGGGATGAGGCCAAACCGGTGTTCCTGCAGCGCTTCTGTGTTAAGATCCCCTGAAGAGAGGGCGCAAAGGCCTACATTGGCCTCCACGTGGTGCCAAGTTTCTATCTGGTGACTTCCGACGCTTGGGATTCTGGGTGTTGCCTTATTTggttgagaaaattaaaaaaaaaaaaaaaaaggaggggttAAAAGTGGCTGACTGTAGGAGAGCAGGTTTTGGGTGCGTCCTCGAGCAAAGCGCCGCGCCGCGTGGGGGTTAACGGCCGGGGCACATTCCCTTCTCTGGGTGACCTAAGGGGGGCAACtctttctcccagtctttcctgGAAGCGAAAGCTGGAGGCCAAGGGATCCCCAGTCTAGCTGGAGCTCTGGGGCTCCCCGGCCCGCGCTGCTGATCTGGGACCGGCCTCCGGGTGCTGTGCGCCCTGCCGCAGGAGGGCGCACCCGGGCTCCCGGAGCTCGCAGCCGTCGCCTCCCGCGTCCTGATTACCGCGCAGTTAGCCCATTTCCTGAATAGCTATCTCCGCCGCCGAGCACGCTGATGAAATGATCTCACGCTTGCTTTCTAAGTAATGACCCAAattaagagagaaaacagagacccTTCAAACAGCATTACATTAATCATCTAATCATTCCCAGGAGGGggccggccgccgccgccccgtTTGATCCGAATCTGGATAATCAAGAGCTCGGATTACTGGCTCGGCGCGCCcggcctccccctcctccccactcttaATATTTGCGCCGCGATTCAGCCCACGTCTTCTGGAACAATGTTCCCCAGCGCGGGGAGGAAATGCGGCGCGGGGCAGGGCAGTCCGCTTCCACGCAGCCTCGCCATTGCAAAGGCTAGGGCGGCGGCGGCTGGGCGCTGATGCCCGCGGATTTCCACGGCAGGCGGACGCTATTTGGAGGGAAAGATGGTTAATGCGAAAGGAAACCCCCAAGTAATTCTGACAGTGACTTGAGTGAGGATATCCCAACGCCCAGCATACAGTAGGCGCTCAGTGCTGCTCGCGCTAGAGACTTCCACAATCCAAAAAGCTGGCATTTCCCGAGCGCTGCTCCACGCCAGGCACTCGACACACATTCTTTCGAATGTTCACAACAACACACAATCTGGAGACGACTATTTCCATTTTACCGGGggacgaagaaactgaggcagagagaagctaAATGACATGCCTAGAGTCGGTCACAGGACTAGTAGGGGTTGGGATTCGAACTCTGGGCTTTATGGAAACCGAAAATGCCTTCAGTCCTCGTCGGTGGAGAAGGAATTTCCAGGTTGGGACCCGAAAAAATATGTTTGGCTGCCGGGTGGAAGCTCTGTCCTTGTCACAGCCAAAGGTTGGGTCCCCGGCCCCCGCCTAATTCGCAGACCCATTGCGCGGGGAAAAAGAATTGTCGATTTTGTTTGCACGGAGGACGGCGACAGCTTCCTCAGGCTGTCGCGGGGGTATTTTTAGTACCTCCGATTCAGAAATAGGAACGTGTACATTAGAATTCCATTTCCTGAAAGGAGAGCGTCCTCGTTTTTTTGTattcctccccccgccccccaccccagtctGGGAAGACGcagccagggggtgggggtgggggggactaGGAAGCGAGGAGGAATTTAAATGTTAGCTCTTTCTGGCTGCACTTCGCTGAGGGGAGATTGGGACCCAGAGGGATATGCAGATTTAACTCCGAAATCTCGGTGGATGCCACAAACCACAGGAAACCCCAGGATGGGCGAGGACTTGGCGGCTAAGGATATGGAAATGTCGCCTTGCTTTTCCCAGACATCTATCCCCAGGGGGATTGCAGGCTGGTTTGAGGAGTCAGCTCCTTTCCCTGTTCTCATACTAGGTTTTATTAGCCCCGCCTTGTATACAGACCCCTCCCCCATTTCTGGGAGCTCTTGGGTGCCCTATGACAGTCGTCTCAACCAAAATCCCTTACTTCCTGCATTCCTGAAAGGATCCTTTGCCGATGCGCTTCTTGGAGACCACACAATGGTCAGGGCAAGCCCACCTTCTTCCTAAATAGTTCCCAGAACTTTGGGCCAGGGGCAGACACCACAAAATTTAGTATAAAAGCATCCTCTTAGAGAATTGGGTTAAAAAGTTGGTCTGCATGTGGAAATCTTGATcaaattctcctctttccctttaagaagaaaagataaataaaaaatagatgggGCACCCTCACCCAGCGAAAGAACTTTCTTTGAGAAATTCTTCTAGGTTTTCACAGGAGAAAGACTAAAAGGGTCGCCCATCTCATACAACGGGAGAAATTTGTTTCCAGGTGACAGTTCTGAAGAGGCATGAAGATCGCATGCTTGCAAACTAGACAGCAAATGAAATAAAACGAATGGGTGGAGCAGGAGACATTTCTCTCTCAGATTGCTCATCTCTGCAGTCAGGGAGAGGCGAGTCACTGTGGCTCTGGCGTAAACCTGAGGGGAGTTTCTTACATACTCCAACCTTCTTGAGGTTGTTTCCTCATAACTTGATTGTTACTTAACCTTCACACCAGCTCCTGTCAATCGCTCTCACCTGAGGAGGTGTTATTTCACATCTGGTAGTAATTGCAGATAAACAGAGTTCTTCTGTATCCATAGGGCTTAGCTCTGCTTTCCACAGGTTTGCAGTCACTCCTCCCAAGTTTAAGATGTCTGCTTCCTTAAGGTGTGGGATTCAAGAAAGAATTCCATCACCTGAGAAATAGTGCGAAGAGAAAAGGAACCTTCTGCTTGGAGTACTAAGCACCTTTCGCAGCCAGTGCAGGTTCTGAAGCCAACGCTCAGCCCTCTCAGTAACCATCTTAACAAGGATCCTTAGTTATTCACCATGCATCGGAATGGATGGGTGAAAGGCtctgttttctgattttcccCCTCTTAATATTAAACTGTTTGCATGACTTGTAGTTTGCCATATTAATAAATGACTTCAACAAGGTAGTCATCAGCTGCATATTAATATTCTAACCTTGATTAAATTGAAGAGACCgcccttaaaaaatatttttaaaaaaatcaaattgcgGGGGAGGGGAATCCTGTCACAGACACAAAAAAGACTCCAATTATCTTTTCCCCTACAAGATGTTTGTTCTGTCCATGACTGCTCACACTTCAGCAATCTTGCCAGcaagactcaaaaaaaaaaaaaaaaaaccctccttcTTCCAAAGCCACAGCCTTGTACATAACAGATTGTACAGTCCTATTGCCTTAGGCGGGTTAGAGGTTCCTCTCTGCAAAGAGCGACACAGAGAAGTTGCCAGCATCCAGACACATTTTGGGGGGCTCTGTGCTCGTTCTTGCCTTGGCTGTAGAAGTGGGTCTATACAGTCCCCAATTTGCTGTTTGGCTCAAGAGGATAGGGGGCTGCCTGAGTCAGGCCCAAGAGTTACAGCAACAAGGCATCCAGGTGTGCTGGTGGTGGATGGGctgggggaggaaaggggagaatAAGGCGGGGGGGCTGCTGCCAAAGACAGGACAGGAGTCTTGAGAAAACGCTGGGAAATAAACAACCTCAAGGCAGCTGCGTTGCCCTTTTCCCTGCACTTCCCTCTCAAACGTCTGAGCAACCAGTTTGCTCCTAGAAACATGTTAATTGCCAACGGAGCTCATTAAGGCCTGCACATGCAAAACACAGCAAGAAAGATTAAATGGACAAAAGCGCAATAATGAACTGTCAACAATCGGGCCCATCTACGCGACCAGGATCACTCAAGAATGAGGCATTTAGAGGCAACAAAGGATTGTCtgggacaggaagaaaagacGACCTAGACTTTTGTTTAGTCAACACAATTGATTACAAATGAGAGATTAACAGGATagcttcagatttttttaaaaagaagcagaaaagaaaagtccAATTAAGTCCACCGAATGTTAACTACATTGCGTTCCATGCCTAGCCCCAAAGAAATTCTCATTAAACCATCCCTGGCGATCCCTTTTGGAAAGTAATTTGTCTCCCTGatggagcagagaaagagaatcGTGTAAAAGAAAGCGTTAGTTCTTGGCACAATGAGCTTAGGAGACACACTAGAAAGAGCCAAAGGGGGAGTTAATGAGCATCTGACAAACTGCTTGGATTCAGGCCTAGAGAACAGCGATGAAAAGATGAAATTGGCCAACAACTATTCTTTATATCAAACATAAAAAGGCCAATCTGAAATGGGGCTGCTCAAAACTGGTTGAAAGTACATAGCCCAAGAAAAGGGAGCCACGGCCAGGCCCCTTGGTGGACACTGAACAGAGACAGAACTCAACAGGCCAAGAGCTAGGAAATAGGCAGAAAGGTGGGCTCTCCATCACATAGCCAACTCCAGCCAAGGACCCTAGGTCTTTGGAGGTGCTGGTCTGAAGCTCTTGGTGACCACCCCTACCCTCTAGATGTTTCTTTCATAAGTGAAAAATGTATCAGGTTAGCCTTTGAGGGTTCCCTAAAAGTTCTGGTAATCTGATCATTAGTCCTGGGCATTCACTAAACTACTCCTCTCTCTTCTAGAGCCGTAAGCCCCCGGGGCACCATATGTCACCAGTTCACACTCGGTTGTTCTACTCTCCCTCCTAGTGACCATTCAAAACTCTTGCCCCCTGGCGATTGCGCTCCTAATTCTGCGTGGAGCAGAGGTGGCAGGGAAATGAAGACACTGATCGCACATGGCTTTGTGGAACAGGTCATgaagtatttaaattatttctcataGTTGTTCTGGCTTTAAGAAACCACCtcattttaatgtttccttttttgaatAAAGTAGGTCAGCAGTATATGTCCATGTGAGACATATATTACATCTAATTAAACATAAACGTCCAGCCATCCCAACAGCAGACGCGTTTGGAGGTTCTTTTACACTCAGTGTCCAGGAGAGCCAGATACACAGAATTTGGTAGTGTGATGAGGTTTTCAGCTTAGTCCACCAGCTCAGGAATCCAGAACAAATTCGCTGGTTTCTGAATGCCTTCTTTATCCCACCTTTGACGTGGGACCGTGCCATCTCAGATCCTAGAGTGCAGCATTTCAATCTTGATTCTAGGTTTTGTGTTCTTACGCTCAAATCCTTGGTAACAGCTATCACGTTCCTGAGGGCTCGGTTTGCGCTTCAGGCTTTGCTCATGCTCTGTGGAAAAATATATTGGTGTCTAGACGTAAAGGATGGGGAAGAAGAAGTATACCAATTCAAAATGAAAACGGTCATCTGAGATTAAGGACTGGTTCTGGTTttcaaagcacagagaagttacaaAATCTAGAAAGGTGCATTTCAGGAAAGAGGGGAGAAAATGAGACTTTTCTATTGCTGGTAAACCAGAGTTGAGTCTGATGTAATTAATTCTTCATCAAGCATCTTGTCAAGGCCACATGACCTGACACACGATTGtcattgtttctttcctttcttcagtgTTTTTCAGTCCTAGGTCATATTTGGAACTCTTTTTCCTCAAAGGGTTTCAACGTCCTCATTTTGCCCCCCAAAGTGGATGATGGTGAATTCCCTAGGGAAGGGTAACATATTTTCTGTAAGGAGAAAGGCAAGTGAGTGTTCAGGAGCCTGGGGTCTGGCATCGGAGCAGCTGAGTTCGAATCTCAGAGAAAATGACTTTGTCTCTATTTCCTCGTTTACAAAATAGGAATAGTAAGAGTACCTATCACACtggaaactaatataatgctgtATGTCAATAATACCTCGATGAAAAATACAGAGTACCTAtgtcacaggattgttgtgaggcttaaatgagttaacacatagAATTAGAACTTATAACAGCACCTGAGACATACGTAGTACATATCCCAGAACTTAGTGATCATTACTAGAAAAACTCAAGCAGTAAACTTTAATACAGCactttataaagaaattttatcTGTGTTATCTTGTTGACTCCTCAGTACATATTTACTAGGTAGGGTTTTTTTAGCCCCATTTTAAAGAGGAGCAAACTAAGTTGCTGAGAGGGTATGACTCCCTTTAGTTCACACAACTGAAACACGAAGTGGGAACTCACTCAGATGATTCTGTCTCACTGTGGCGCCAGGGATCTAACAGAAATGCGCATAAGAATCACATAAAGTTTTTGCTAAAAAGGTGCCTGAACCCCATTGACTGAGATACTGAATCAATAGATCTGCTCTGTGTCCcaggaaactgcattttaacCCGAAGCAGTTGCTTCCCCAGACCATGCTTTAAGAAAGACGGATTTAGCATCTGTGTTCTTTCCACCTCACCATGATGCTGCCTTTGAAAGATGAAATAACACCATCAGCTCTtcataaattaattaatacattTGATCATTCACCCAACAAATATGACATGAACACCTCTAATGTGTCAGACCCTATGCTGAGGGCTGGAGTTACAAGGAAGAGAAGGGCACAGCCTCTGTCCCAGAGTTTATAGTTTAGTATGGAAGAAAATCACATACAACAAAAACCCCCATATCATACTTGGTTAGGAAGATGAAATTGGGCATTCAATCCAGTCTGGGTTGGGGTGTGTAGTGGACATCTGTTATTTTTGCCTGCTGATCATCATTCTCCCGTCTGGTAACAACATCCAACATTTCCTTTGGAGacatcacccctcccccactctcagTCCATATGGTTAAGATGGGGGCTATTCCATCCCTCCACTGTGGGCATGTGACCTAGGCATGGCCAATCAGAGCACAGCATCTTCTTGGCAACAGTGAATGGCTCAGGAGGCGCCTGACCCCTTGAGGGCCAATGACAGTCCTACTCAGGACTTTTGCCAGAGCAGAAGCCTTTCCTTTGGGCTTTATAAGGGTTGCATGTTTGTCTGGGGATTTGGTCTAGGCATATTTGCTACAGTGTTAGGGAAGACCTTCCTGCACTGAGAATATTAGAGGCGGAGAGGAAGAGGAATTGAGAGCTGGCCCTAAAGACCTCAGTGGATCCTAGTGTGATTGGAGCCCAATGCACACATAGACTTCATCGCTATTTGCTCTAACAGACTCTCTCTGTTCTAACCCTAAGACTCCTGACTGGTACtgggcagaagaaagaaacatcTGGGAAGCCTCTCTAGAGGAAGTCATGCCTGAGTTGATTCTTCAGAGAGCAGAAGGTGTTAGCtatggagaaaaagaggaaaagatatcTCAAGCAGCCtaaagaaaagcccagaagtGAAGAACTATGGTGAGTTGATGCAACTAGATGAGTTTGGTATGGCTGGGTATCAGTATCAGTAGGTGTGATTTTGGAACGTAGTTCTGCTGCTGAACAGCTATGGGACTCTGGGCTGGAGGCCTgtcttctctaagcctcaggttcctcctctgcaaaatgggcacaATAATAACATCTGCCCTCCAGGGTTATTATGATTCATTGCAATGGGGCAAGTCAAATACCTGACCCATTGCAGGCATTCAGGTGAGCGATTGCAATTATTATCACTGGAAGGTGAGGCTTCTTAAGAGGAAATGACTGGTCAGCATTTTAAGTTTCCGGTATGGTCCAGTGGAGTGGTCTGTGGGAGCTGGAAGTATCTTAATGCAGAGATTAGTACCCTATTGGCATTTGCCTGGCTGCTGAAGCCTGCCTGTTTCTGAGTGAAGTGTGAAGTAGTGGGATGTAGATGAAATATTATAGGCTTCCGAGTCACATAGACCAGCTAATTGCaacacttaccagctgtgtggccatGGGTGCTTCCTCTTAACATTTACCCGGTTGCATCATCTTTAAAACCTTTAACATTAACAGAGTTGTTAGAaggatttaaatgagataatatgcttaaagtgtctggcacatagtaaatgttcaatTAATATAGCTATTTAGCTACTAATTACTACTACAATTATTGCCATTCAGATAATTTTGAGGTCCTTGGTCAGCAGAGCAAGTAGGACTGTAGCGTTCCTTAGCAAATAAAGTGCCATGAGCACTACAAGGGCAGGGactgtctgctttgttcactgctgt from Equus caballus isolate H_3958 breed thoroughbred chromosome 16, TB-T2T, whole genome shotgun sequence harbors:
- the FEZF2 gene encoding fez family zinc finger protein 2 isoform X2, with the protein product MASSASLETMVPPACPRAGASPATSKTLAFSIERIMAKTSEPRAPFEPRPGALEADGGQGKKLLNLCSPLPCMIPLQPLGYEVPSKTLLSYSELWKSSLRAGGGGGGGGGGGGGGGGGGGAPVCGASGLCKTNCGVCCKAELGLAPSALPAGRVIKPQVINQAVGLPASGSLYYFNYLDSAAYPPSELLGGHLFPSGLLNAQAPAALAAHPKLFLLENAKLAGLAADKFPHPAPYTHKERLPAPLEQVLKENSALTAERGGVKGHGKLPGGSADGKPKNFTCEVCGKVFNAHYNLTRHMPVHTGARPFVCKVCGKGFRQASTLCRHKIIHTQEKPHKCNQCGKAFNRSSTLNTHIRIHAGYKPFVCEFCGKGFHQKGNYKNHKLTHSGEKQYKCTICNKAFHQVYNLTFHMHTHNDKKPFTCATCGKGFCRNFDLKKHVRKLHDSVGPAAPSTKDLSRTVQS
- the FEZF2 gene encoding fez family zinc finger protein 2 isoform X1; this translates as MARNASPWRWGKEVNARLRGEKLRPGPVQHGSARRAMASSASLETMVPPACPRAGASPATSKTLAFSIERIMAKTSEPRAPFEPRPGALEADGGQGKKLLNLCSPLPCMIPLQPLGYEVPSKTLLSYSELWKSSLRAGGGGGGGGGGGGGGGGGGGAPVCGASGLCKTNCGVCCKAELGLAPSALPAGRVIKPQVINQAVGLPASGSLYYFNYLDSAAYPPSELLGGHLFPSGLLNAQAPAALAAHPKLFLLENAKLAGLAADKFPHPAPYTHKERLPAPLEQVLKENSALTAERGGVKGHGKLPGGSADGKPKNFTCEVCGKVFNAHYNLTRHMPVHTGARPFVCKVCGKGFRQASTLCRHKIIHTQEKPHKCNQCGKAFNRSSTLNTHIRIHAGYKPFVCEFCGKGFHQKGNYKNHKLTHSGEKQYKCTICNKAFHQVYNLTFHMHTHNDKKPFTCATCGKGFCRNFDLKKHVRKLHDSVGPAAPSTKDLSRTVQS